A stretch of Amycolatopsis balhimycina FH 1894 DNA encodes these proteins:
- a CDS encoding MarR family winged helix-turn-helix transcriptional regulator: MTVDEQAWGRVLVLHARIEQELAKALQRRHGLGLSEYRALGKLVAGPLGGLRMQELAEAIGLNQSSVSRMCARLEDAGLTIRDLCEDDRRGVYSVITDAGRKRYAETEPTYCAVLRTALDKAASDPELAAAAAAVRGA, from the coding sequence ATGACTGTCGACGAACAGGCGTGGGGACGCGTCCTCGTGCTGCACGCCCGGATCGAGCAGGAGCTCGCGAAAGCCCTGCAGCGGCGCCACGGGCTCGGCCTGTCCGAGTACCGCGCGCTCGGCAAGCTGGTCGCCGGACCGCTGGGCGGCCTGCGGATGCAGGAGCTCGCCGAGGCGATCGGCCTCAACCAGAGCTCGGTCAGCCGGATGTGCGCGCGCCTCGAAGACGCCGGCCTGACCATCCGCGACCTGTGCGAGGACGACCGGCGCGGCGTCTACTCGGTGATCACCGACGCCGGCCGCAAGCGCTACGCCGAAACCGAGCCGACGTACTGCGCGGTGCTGCGGACCGCGCTCGACAAGGCCGCGAGCGACCCCGAACTCGCCGCCGCGGCCGCCGCCGTCCGCGGCGCTTGA
- a CDS encoding SRPBCC family protein, translating to MSAKLLTIDDRPVLRLERRLKHAPERVWRAITDPAELAHWFPARVDVDLRDGGAIQFTFPGEDTTTTGRVVTADPPREFTFVWNDDTLRWLISPDGDGSLLEFTHTFGRGDPAIAKLAAGRNAAGWDVCLDALDARLAGRDFERPQRWHDRMASYVDEFGLGYGEVPADGTIRFRRDLVWKPVDEVRALLPGEPGWHVVQDPLDGTRVEFAEAAEDDVPAQLTRRHEQLDKLFAATFGVDLPDWTPDRVEALKKHYGQRPTQG from the coding sequence ATGTCCGCGAAGCTGCTGACCATCGATGACCGCCCCGTGCTGAGGCTGGAACGCCGGCTGAAGCACGCGCCCGAACGGGTCTGGCGCGCCATCACGGACCCCGCCGAGCTCGCGCACTGGTTCCCCGCCCGGGTGGACGTCGACCTGCGCGACGGCGGCGCGATCCAGTTCACCTTCCCCGGCGAGGACACGACGACGACCGGCCGCGTGGTCACCGCCGACCCGCCGCGCGAGTTCACCTTCGTCTGGAACGACGACACCCTGCGCTGGCTGATCTCCCCCGACGGCGACGGCAGCCTCCTGGAGTTCACCCACACCTTCGGCCGCGGCGACCCGGCGATCGCGAAGCTCGCGGCGGGCCGCAACGCCGCCGGCTGGGACGTCTGCCTCGACGCGCTCGACGCGCGCCTGGCCGGCCGGGACTTCGAGCGGCCCCAGCGGTGGCACGACCGGATGGCGTCCTATGTGGACGAATTCGGCCTCGGTTACGGGGAGGTGCCTGCGGACGGCACGATCCGCTTCCGCCGCGACCTCGTCTGGAAGCCGGTGGACGAGGTCCGGGCGCTGCTGCCCGGCGAGCCCGGCTGGCACGTGGTCCAGGACCCCCTCGACGGCACCCGCGTCGAGTTCGCCGAGGCAGCGGAAGACGACGTCCCCGCCCAGCTCACCAGGCGGCACGAGCAGCTCGACAAGCTGTTCGCCGCCACCTTCGGCGTCGACCTGCCGGACTGGACGCCCGACCGCGTCGAGGCGCTGAAGAAGCACTACGGACAGCGTCCGACCCAGGGTTGA
- a CDS encoding flavodoxin family protein — protein sequence MSDRSFLFLVGAARAGGNTEILARRAAKELPRDVGQRWIRLPEVPLPPFEDRRHGAGEHPAPGEHEQLLMDATFAATDIVIVSPVYWYSVAASVKLYLDYWSGWMRLPVEFKPKMRGKTLWGVSVLSETAREAQPLIGTLELCAGYLGMNWGGVLVGNGSRPGDVLLDDGAMAAARTFFAGADLVNA from the coding sequence ATGAGCGACCGCAGCTTCCTGTTCCTGGTGGGCGCCGCGCGGGCCGGGGGCAACACGGAGATACTGGCCCGGCGGGCGGCGAAGGAACTGCCCCGCGACGTCGGGCAGCGGTGGATCCGGCTGCCGGAGGTGCCCCTGCCGCCGTTCGAGGACCGCCGTCACGGCGCCGGCGAGCACCCGGCGCCGGGCGAGCACGAACAGCTGCTGATGGACGCGACGTTCGCGGCGACCGACATCGTCATCGTGTCGCCGGTGTACTGGTATTCGGTCGCGGCGAGCGTGAAGCTCTACCTCGACTACTGGTCGGGGTGGATGCGCCTGCCGGTGGAGTTCAAGCCGAAGATGCGCGGGAAGACGTTGTGGGGCGTCAGCGTGCTGAGCGAGACGGCGCGCGAGGCCCAGCCGCTGATCGGCACGCTGGAACTCTGCGCCGGGTACCTGGGGATGAACTGGGGCGGGGTCCTGGTCGGCAACGGCAGCCGCCCCGGCGACGTGCTGCTGGACGACGGCGCGATGGCGGCGGCGCGGACCTTCTTCGCCGGCGCGGACCTGGTCAACGCGTAG
- a CDS encoding TetR/AcrR family transcriptional regulator — protein MAVMSPRKAAAQRDGQSLHDLLVETAQKMIATHGTTGMTVREIARMAGVADGVLYNHFSDKEELVARALLEHVRTTEAELGELPVAGEGTVTGNLRRHLEFGLALHKVIVPAFSGLVGQPRVLERFAEISERSGYWRDRLVAYLKEERALGRLRPGSEVDATAALLVGYCHASVMAAVFPHTGPLDPPTVDSVVTAALHGIAPAGAEPPAASGVLG, from the coding sequence ATGGCGGTGATGTCACCGAGGAAAGCCGCGGCCCAGCGGGACGGGCAGTCCCTGCACGACCTGCTGGTCGAAACCGCCCAGAAGATGATCGCCACGCACGGGACGACCGGAATGACCGTGCGGGAGATCGCGCGCATGGCGGGCGTCGCCGACGGCGTGCTCTACAACCACTTCTCCGACAAGGAGGAACTGGTGGCCAGAGCCTTGCTGGAGCACGTGCGCACGACGGAAGCGGAACTCGGCGAACTGCCGGTGGCGGGCGAAGGCACCGTGACGGGCAACCTCCGCCGCCACCTGGAGTTCGGCCTGGCCCTGCACAAGGTGATCGTGCCGGCGTTCAGCGGCCTGGTCGGGCAACCGCGGGTGCTGGAGCGGTTCGCGGAGATCAGCGAGCGGTCCGGCTACTGGCGCGACCGCCTGGTGGCCTACCTGAAGGAGGAGCGCGCGCTCGGCAGGCTCCGCCCGGGGTCCGAAGTGGACGCGACGGCGGCCCTGCTGGTCGGCTACTGCCACGCCTCGGTCATGGCGGCGGTCTTCCCGCACACCGGCCCGCTCGACCCGCCGACGGTGGACTCGGTCGTGACCGCCGCCCTCCACGGCATCGCGCCCGCCGGCGCCGAACCGCCGGCCGCCTCCGGCGTGCTCGGCTAG
- a CDS encoding winged helix-turn-helix transcriptional regulator — MQPRTYRCGLDAAVDVIGGRWKALILWALHAEPLRFGELKRKVAGISEKMLIQALRELEADEIVHREVFPEIPPKVEYSLTEPGQRLNTALLPLGDWGEENMAGIANRRGVTPAPPHTASA; from the coding sequence ATGCAGCCCCGGACTTACCGCTGCGGACTGGACGCCGCCGTCGACGTGATCGGCGGCCGCTGGAAGGCCCTGATCCTCTGGGCGCTGCACGCCGAGCCGCTGCGGTTCGGCGAGCTGAAGCGGAAGGTGGCCGGGATCAGCGAAAAGATGCTCATCCAGGCCCTGCGGGAGCTGGAGGCGGACGAGATCGTGCACCGCGAGGTGTTCCCCGAGATCCCGCCGAAGGTCGAGTACTCGCTGACCGAGCCGGGTCAGCGGCTGAACACCGCGTTGCTGCCGCTGGGCGACTGGGGCGAGGAGAACATGGCCGGGATCGCGAACCGCCGCGGCGTCACGCCGGCGCCACCGCATACTGCTTCAGCGTGA
- a CDS encoding NAD(P)H-dependent oxidoreductase produces MNVLWVFAHPEPRSLSGALRDDGLRTLREFGHDVRESDLYAMKWNPVVDAADFGAEAGDDRLVVGATSARAHARGELGPDIVAEQEKLEWADAVVVQFPLWWYGMPAILKGWFDRVFVKGFGYGVRAEDGRTLRYGEGKLAGKRALVVLTAGAREPAMGPRGVNGALADVLFPLHHGTLFYAGMPVLPPVAVHGADRVSDDEFAEARELLRTRLSTLETTDPIPFRTQNGGDYDDDLVLRPDRAPGATGLAIHLAEEP; encoded by the coding sequence ATGAACGTGTTGTGGGTTTTCGCGCATCCCGAGCCCCGCTCGCTGAGCGGGGCCCTCCGTGACGACGGGCTCCGGACGCTCCGCGAGTTCGGTCACGACGTCCGGGAGTCGGATCTGTACGCGATGAAGTGGAACCCGGTGGTCGACGCCGCGGACTTCGGTGCCGAGGCCGGGGACGACCGGCTCGTCGTCGGAGCGACGTCGGCTCGCGCGCACGCCCGTGGCGAACTCGGCCCGGACATCGTCGCCGAACAGGAAAAGCTCGAGTGGGCGGACGCCGTCGTCGTGCAGTTCCCGTTGTGGTGGTACGGCATGCCCGCGATCCTGAAGGGCTGGTTCGACCGTGTCTTCGTGAAGGGCTTCGGCTACGGCGTCCGCGCCGAGGACGGCCGGACTCTGCGCTACGGCGAGGGCAAGCTGGCGGGCAAGCGCGCGCTGGTGGTGCTCACCGCGGGTGCCCGCGAGCCGGCCATGGGGCCGCGCGGGGTGAACGGCGCGCTGGCCGACGTCCTGTTCCCGCTGCACCACGGAACCCTGTTCTACGCGGGAATGCCGGTCCTGCCACCGGTGGCGGTCCACGGCGCCGACCGCGTTTCCGACGACGAGTTCGCCGAGGCGCGCGAACTCCTCCGAACGCGCCTGAGCACGCTGGAAACGACCGATCCGATCCCGTTCCGCACCCAGAACGGCGGCGACTACGACGACGACCTTGTTCTCCGCCCCGACCGCGCGCCCGGCGCCACCGGCCTCGCCATCCACCTCGCTGAAGAGCCGTGA
- a CDS encoding FAD-dependent monooxygenase, whose protein sequence is MRNRPGVSRLRSRHGEVALNVAEDVRRDAKGRVALVGDAAYCAAPLSGMGTSLAIVGAYVLAGELAAAGGDHVTAFRAYREEMRGFVGACRKLAEGNGKWFVPPTRAWLKFRNLNYRLLPYLPWRKLIEELPLKAGNAITLKQYAVAPA, encoded by the coding sequence GTGCGGAATCGGCCCGGCGTCTCCAGGCTCAGGTCGCGACATGGTGAGGTCGCGTTAAACGTCGCCGAGGACGTCCGCCGCGATGCGAAGGGGCGTGTCGCCCTGGTCGGCGACGCCGCCTACTGCGCCGCGCCGCTTTCGGGGATGGGGACGAGCCTGGCGATCGTCGGCGCGTACGTGCTGGCCGGCGAACTGGCGGCGGCCGGCGGCGACCACGTGACGGCGTTCCGGGCGTACCGGGAGGAGATGCGCGGCTTCGTCGGCGCCTGCCGGAAGCTGGCCGAGGGCAACGGGAAGTGGTTCGTCCCGCCGACGCGCGCGTGGCTGAAGTTCCGCAACCTGAACTACCGGCTGCTGCCGTACCTGCCCTGGCGCAAGCTGATCGAGGAGCTGCCGCTCAAGGCGGGCAACGCGATCACGCTGAAGCAGTATGCGGTGGCGCCGGCGTGA
- a CDS encoding GlxA family transcriptional regulator, with product MAEFMHPHRHHVAILVRHGMLVMELGIVHRLFGQARSAAGEPLYEVVTCTLEPGPVRTDSDVTIPVDRGPEVLAEADTVIVPASRAEYEPMARVLTPPLKAALETIPPGARIASICTGAFVLAAAGLLDGRPATTHWRSAEELQDRFPEVDVDPCVLYTDDGDVLTSAGVAAGIDLVLHMIRRDHGAAVANEVARGTVVSPHREGGQSQFVRRPVPEPRTSSTKVARAWALENLHRPLTLRELAARETMSTRTFTRRFREEVGISALQWLTQQRVERARQLLEETDLPVDRVATEAGFGTAASLRQHFQAALGVSPSAYRSTFRGELVAQSG from the coding sequence ATGGCCGAGTTCATGCACCCGCACCGTCACCACGTCGCCATCCTGGTTCGCCACGGCATGCTCGTGATGGAGCTGGGTATCGTCCACCGCCTGTTCGGGCAGGCCCGTTCGGCGGCGGGCGAGCCGCTGTACGAGGTCGTGACCTGCACGCTCGAGCCCGGCCCGGTCCGCACCGACTCCGACGTCACCATCCCGGTCGACCGCGGCCCCGAGGTGCTGGCCGAGGCCGACACGGTGATCGTCCCGGCGTCCCGGGCCGAATACGAGCCGATGGCACGCGTGCTGACCCCGCCGCTCAAGGCCGCGCTCGAGACGATCCCGCCGGGCGCGCGGATCGCGTCGATCTGCACCGGCGCGTTCGTGCTCGCCGCGGCCGGGCTGCTGGACGGCCGCCCGGCCACCACGCACTGGCGATCCGCCGAAGAGCTGCAGGACCGGTTCCCCGAGGTCGACGTCGACCCGTGCGTGCTCTACACCGACGACGGCGACGTGCTGACCTCGGCGGGCGTCGCCGCCGGGATCGACCTGGTGCTGCACATGATCCGCCGCGACCACGGCGCGGCGGTGGCCAACGAGGTCGCCCGCGGCACGGTGGTGTCCCCGCACCGCGAAGGCGGCCAGTCCCAGTTCGTCCGGCGGCCGGTGCCCGAGCCCCGCACGTCGTCGACCAAGGTGGCGCGGGCCTGGGCCCTGGAGAACCTCCACCGGCCGCTGACCCTGCGCGAACTCGCCGCCCGCGAGACGATGAGCACCCGCACGTTCACCCGCCGCTTCCGTGAGGAGGTCGGCATCTCGGCCCTGCAATGGCTGACCCAGCAACGGGTCGAGCGCGCCCGCCAGCTCCTCGAGGAGACGGACCTGCCGGTCGACCGCGTCGCCACCGAAGCCGGCTTCGGCACGGCGGCTTCGCTGCGCCAGCACTTCCAGGCCGCCCTCGGGGTGTCGCCGAGTGCGTACCGCTCGACGTTCCGCGGAGAACTTGTGGCGCAGTCCGGATAA
- a CDS encoding NAD(P)-dependent oxidoreductase, whose amino-acid sequence MGESKKQVGVLGLGRMGTALARALLGAGHDVSVWNRSPLKAGPLLDRGARLAATPAEVASADVVVSCLSTYDSQQPVLEAASPKVLVNLTSGTPEEARRVAKWAASQGIDYVDGVIMAVPQSIGTPAARILYGGSETAFAAQREVLSVLGEPVFLGEDAGLAALYDLALLGIMWSTMGGYLHALALVGTEGVQPEQFTPMATAWLSAVGGFLPGIGEQVASGDYATDVSALDINAAGLGLLVEASRAQGINPAVPAVLRELFDRAVAAGHGSHAIASVIEEIR is encoded by the coding sequence ATGGGAGAAAGCAAGAAACAGGTGGGCGTGCTCGGCCTGGGGCGGATGGGCACCGCCCTCGCCAGGGCGCTCTTGGGGGCGGGACACGACGTCTCGGTGTGGAACCGGTCGCCGCTCAAGGCGGGGCCGCTGCTCGACCGCGGTGCCCGGCTCGCGGCCACCCCGGCCGAGGTGGCTTCGGCCGACGTCGTCGTCAGCTGTCTGTCCACCTACGACAGTCAACAGCCGGTCCTGGAAGCCGCGTCGCCGAAGGTGCTCGTCAACCTCACGTCCGGGACACCGGAGGAGGCTCGCCGGGTCGCGAAGTGGGCGGCTTCGCAGGGCATCGACTACGTGGACGGCGTGATCATGGCCGTGCCACAGAGCATCGGGACGCCGGCCGCCCGGATCCTCTACGGCGGCTCGGAAACGGCGTTCGCGGCGCAGCGCGAAGTGCTCTCGGTCCTGGGGGAGCCGGTGTTCCTCGGCGAGGACGCCGGACTGGCCGCGCTCTACGACCTCGCGCTGCTCGGCATCATGTGGTCGACGATGGGCGGGTACCTGCACGCGCTCGCGCTCGTCGGCACCGAGGGCGTTCAGCCCGAGCAGTTCACGCCGATGGCCACGGCGTGGCTTTCGGCGGTCGGCGGGTTCCTGCCCGGTATCGGCGAGCAGGTCGCCAGCGGGGACTACGCCACCGACGTGTCCGCTTTGGACATCAACGCGGCCGGGCTCGGCCTGCTGGTGGAGGCGAGCCGCGCGCAGGGCATCAACCCGGCGGTACCCGCCGTGCTGCGGGAGCTGTTCGACCGTGCGGTGGCCGCGGGCCACGGTTCGCACGCGATCGCGAGCGTCATCGAGGAGATCCGGTGA
- a CDS encoding nuclear transport factor 2 family protein, translating to MTESQHNKEVVLAFLRLAFTEKRPADAFAAYVGDGYVQHNPHAPASAGASAEYLAGFVARFPELSLDVRRVIAEDDLVCTHSLLRLTPGSRGSAIADVVRVRDGRIVEHWDVVQEVPEATASGNPMV from the coding sequence ATGACGGAATCGCAGCACAACAAGGAAGTCGTCCTCGCCTTCCTCAGGCTGGCCTTCACCGAGAAGCGCCCGGCCGACGCCTTCGCCGCCTACGTCGGCGACGGCTACGTCCAGCACAACCCCCACGCCCCGGCGAGCGCCGGCGCCTCGGCGGAGTATCTGGCCGGGTTCGTGGCGCGCTTCCCGGAGCTGAGCCTGGACGTGCGCCGGGTGATCGCCGAGGACGATCTCGTGTGCACGCACAGCCTGCTCCGCCTCACACCCGGGTCGCGGGGGAGCGCGATCGCGGACGTCGTGCGGGTGCGGGACGGCCGGATCGTCGAGCACTGGGACGTGGTCCAGGAGGTCCCCGAAGCCACGGCCAGTGGCAACCCGATGGTCTAG
- a CDS encoding LysR family transcriptional regulator produces the protein MDDVEVRELRYFRAVAEELNFSRAAERLGMAQPPLSRAIRLLERRLGVQLFERTSRHVALTPAGNVLFAESAKALDAVTAAVRRTRRAAQRTPALVVTAKPGVATDLLRRIADAHPDPVEIRVSGFGEQAEMVRDGRADVAVVGCPGTQHGLDVELLFSEPRVAALAPGHELAGRSALTCADLAGRPTPCWPLSSAADRAYWSGQDVTGGPVTPGPVVYDSAQLMETVALGQAVALLPASFAELGSRDDVVYRPVVDASPYSLALAWAAGARDVRIARFVRTATEVSEALPRPGAVPAG, from the coding sequence ATGGACGATGTCGAGGTCCGTGAGCTGCGGTACTTCCGGGCGGTCGCCGAAGAGCTGAACTTCTCCCGCGCCGCCGAACGGCTCGGCATGGCCCAGCCACCGCTGTCGCGGGCGATCCGGCTCCTGGAGCGGCGGCTCGGCGTCCAGCTCTTCGAACGCACCAGCCGGCACGTCGCGCTGACGCCGGCCGGGAATGTCCTGTTCGCGGAGTCGGCCAAGGCTCTCGACGCGGTCACCGCCGCAGTCCGGCGCACCCGCCGGGCGGCGCAGCGGACGCCGGCGCTCGTGGTCACCGCGAAACCCGGTGTCGCGACCGATCTGCTGCGGCGGATCGCCGACGCGCACCCGGATCCGGTCGAGATCCGGGTCAGCGGGTTCGGCGAGCAGGCGGAGATGGTGCGTGACGGCCGGGCCGACGTGGCGGTGGTCGGCTGCCCGGGCACCCAGCACGGCCTGGACGTCGAACTGCTCTTCAGCGAGCCGCGGGTGGCTGCGCTGGCGCCGGGTCACGAGCTCGCCGGCCGGTCCGCGCTGACGTGCGCCGACCTCGCCGGGCGGCCCACGCCGTGCTGGCCGCTCTCGTCGGCCGCGGACCGGGCGTACTGGTCCGGGCAGGACGTGACCGGCGGGCCGGTGACGCCGGGTCCGGTGGTGTACGACAGCGCCCAGCTGATGGAGACGGTCGCGCTCGGACAAGCGGTGGCGTTGCTGCCGGCCTCGTTCGCGGAGCTGGGTTCGCGGGACGACGTCGTCTACCGGCCGGTCGTCGACGCGTCGCCGTACTCGCTCGCCCTCGCGTGGGCGGCCGGGGCGCGGGACGTGCGGATCGCGCGGTTCGTGCGGACCGCCACCGAAGTCAGCGAAGCACTACCTCGACCGGGAGCAGTCCCGGCGGGGTGA
- a CDS encoding transglutaminase domain-containing protein — protein sequence MDDFYVSHSRFSDPGVQAEWLDATPRDIAALREAASQLVFHYWAQGDITEHGFPAERREEITLRYASDMFARLRELDPAPPGGPRSPLQRIVGCCRDFTLLFVSMARHHGIPARARAGFASYLMPGWYIDHVVAEVHDGSGWHLVEPQLPPGYRDPVDDTELDLLDVPRDRFLTGADAWTAARAGDVDPARLVVSPDLDVPFLRGLPYARYSLQFDLASLNKHEMLQWDVWGGLDAAVSLTSDALARTDELAELMADADVEQLRVAFEADDVRVPPVIRTVTPPGLLPVEVVLR from the coding sequence ATGGACGACTTCTATGTCAGCCACAGCCGTTTCTCGGACCCGGGTGTACAGGCGGAGTGGCTCGACGCCACGCCGCGCGACATCGCCGCCTTGCGCGAGGCCGCGTCCCAGCTGGTGTTCCACTACTGGGCCCAGGGCGACATCACCGAGCACGGTTTCCCGGCCGAACGCCGCGAAGAGATCACCCTCCGGTACGCCTCGGACATGTTCGCGCGCCTGCGCGAACTCGACCCGGCGCCACCCGGCGGCCCCCGGTCACCGCTGCAGCGGATCGTCGGCTGCTGCCGCGACTTCACCCTCCTGTTCGTCTCGATGGCCCGCCACCACGGCATCCCGGCCCGCGCCCGTGCCGGCTTCGCGAGCTACCTCATGCCCGGCTGGTACATCGACCACGTCGTCGCCGAAGTCCACGACGGCTCCGGCTGGCACCTGGTCGAACCCCAGCTGCCGCCCGGCTACCGCGACCCGGTGGACGACACCGAGCTCGACCTCCTCGACGTGCCCCGCGACCGGTTCCTGACCGGCGCCGACGCGTGGACCGCGGCCCGCGCGGGCGACGTCGACCCGGCCCGGCTGGTCGTCTCCCCGGACCTGGACGTGCCGTTCCTGCGCGGCCTGCCGTACGCGCGGTACAGCCTCCAGTTCGACCTCGCCTCGCTCAACAAGCACGAGATGCTCCAGTGGGACGTCTGGGGCGGCCTCGACGCCGCCGTCTCGCTCACCTCCGACGCCCTCGCCCGCACCGACGAGCTGGCCGAGCTCATGGCCGACGCCGACGTCGAGCAGCTGCGGGTGGCGTTCGAAGCCGACGACGTCCGGGTGCCGCCGGTGATCCGCACGGTCACCCCGCCGGGACTGCTCCCGGTCGAGGTAGTGCTTCGCTGA
- a CDS encoding SDR family oxidoreductase yields MKYLGKKAVVTGGTHGMGIAVVRALLDGGAEVLLTGRDVSPLEGTLPGKAHLLSSDAARLDDVAELAAVATETLGELDLVFVNVGFSTLTPYQEATPEVYDRTFDVNTKGAYFTAQRLAPLVRPGGSFVFTTSVAVGAGIAGMGLYSAAKAAVRSFASTYAAELAPRGIRVNVVSPGYTDTPTMGVTGVPESVLAQFKAIGDEITPLKRHATAEEVAAAVLFLAFEATFTTGADLPVDGGLGQRLTLPA; encoded by the coding sequence GTGAAGTACCTGGGGAAGAAGGCCGTCGTCACCGGCGGCACGCACGGCATGGGGATTGCGGTGGTGCGCGCCCTGCTCGACGGCGGCGCGGAGGTGCTCCTGACCGGCCGGGACGTCTCGCCGCTGGAAGGGACCCTGCCGGGCAAGGCGCACCTGCTGTCGTCGGATGCGGCTCGCCTGGACGATGTCGCCGAGCTGGCCGCGGTGGCCACGGAGACGCTCGGCGAGCTGGACCTGGTGTTCGTCAACGTCGGGTTCTCGACGCTGACGCCGTACCAGGAGGCGACGCCCGAGGTCTACGACCGGACCTTCGACGTCAACACCAAGGGCGCGTACTTCACGGCGCAGCGCCTGGCGCCGCTGGTCCGGCCCGGTGGCTCGTTCGTCTTCACGACGTCGGTCGCGGTCGGGGCGGGCATCGCCGGGATGGGGCTGTACTCGGCGGCGAAGGCGGCGGTGCGGTCGTTCGCCAGCACGTACGCGGCCGAGCTGGCGCCGCGCGGGATCCGGGTGAACGTGGTCAGCCCCGGCTACACCGACACGCCGACGATGGGCGTCACCGGCGTGCCGGAGTCCGTGCTGGCGCAGTTCAAGGCGATCGGCGACGAGATCACGCCGTTGAAGCGCCACGCCACCGCGGAAGAAGTCGCGGCGGCGGTGCTGTTCCTGGCCTTCGAAGCGACGTTCACCACCGGCGCCGACCTCCCCGTGGATGGTGGCCTCGGGCAGCGCCTCACCCTGCCCGCGTAA
- a CDS encoding sensor histidine kinase, producing the protein MRFRVFLDVLAAVVLTAGAGGNLVAGAWVLPSWLPTWLGWTILVGSVFPIVLRRWWPLGSYVLGLVLAAAAVPIGGPVFGAAVVGAGSALYVVVIRLRSRIGQVGLAAGWIELGVLALTAPNPSTTTTVNVSAAALVVGFLLGLTVRTRREYAAIERENHTRQAVSAERLRIAREMHDVVAHSMSLIAVKAAVGNHVALEQPDQARDALRVIEDTSRETLAELRRMLGVLRDGTGVPVLAPAPTLDDLRALAGRAQLTGLAVDLVVDGLDELPGGVGQSVYRIVQEALTNVVKHASAATCRIRLTGGDGDVRIEVSDDGRGGEAVPGHGLIGMRERVAVYDGEFSAGPSDPGFRVFARLPYETVVTR; encoded by the coding sequence ATGCGTTTTCGCGTCTTCCTGGACGTCCTGGCGGCCGTGGTCCTCACGGCCGGGGCCGGCGGCAACCTCGTCGCCGGCGCCTGGGTGCTGCCGTCGTGGCTGCCGACCTGGCTCGGCTGGACGATCCTCGTGGGGAGCGTCTTCCCGATCGTGCTCCGGCGGTGGTGGCCGCTCGGCAGCTACGTGCTCGGGCTGGTGCTGGCCGCTGCCGCCGTGCCCATCGGCGGGCCGGTCTTCGGCGCCGCCGTGGTGGGTGCGGGCAGTGCGCTCTACGTCGTGGTGATCCGGCTGCGGAGCCGGATCGGCCAAGTCGGTCTCGCGGCGGGGTGGATCGAACTGGGCGTGCTGGCGCTCACGGCGCCGAACCCGAGCACCACCACGACGGTGAACGTCAGCGCGGCGGCGCTGGTCGTGGGGTTCCTGCTCGGCCTCACCGTCCGCACCCGCCGCGAGTACGCCGCGATCGAGCGGGAAAACCACACCCGGCAGGCGGTTTCGGCGGAACGGCTGCGGATCGCGCGCGAGATGCACGACGTCGTCGCGCACAGCATGAGCCTGATCGCGGTGAAGGCGGCGGTCGGCAACCACGTCGCCCTCGAGCAGCCCGACCAGGCGCGGGACGCGTTGCGCGTCATCGAAGACACCAGCCGCGAGACCCTTGCGGAGCTGCGGCGGATGCTGGGCGTACTGCGGGACGGCACCGGTGTCCCGGTGCTGGCGCCCGCCCCGACGCTCGACGACCTGCGGGCGCTCGCCGGCCGGGCACAGCTGACCGGCCTGGCGGTCGACCTCGTCGTCGACGGCCTCGACGAGCTGCCCGGTGGCGTCGGCCAGTCGGTGTACCGGATCGTGCAGGAAGCACTGACCAATGTGGTCAAGCACGCGAGCGCGGCGACGTGCCGGATCCGTCTCACCGGCGGCGACGGCGACGTACGCATCGAAGTGTCCGACGACGGCCGCGGCGGCGAAGCGGTACCCGGCCACGGGCTGATCGGGATGCGCGAACGCGTCGCGGTCTACGACGGCGAGTTCTCGGCGGGTCCTTCCGACCCCGGCTTCCGGGTTTTCGCGCGGCTGCCCTACGAAACGGTGGTGACCCGATGA